The sequence GAAAGTCTTCCGAACAAGATTCGGAATCGATCACTTCTGCCTTGCCAATCTGCGGCCGGGTCGGCGACTCTGGGCGACGTGCCGAATTTTCCGCAGGCCCACCGGGCGCCCGTCGACGACATCGACCGCGCGATCCTGCGCGTCCTCGCCGAGAACGCCCGCACGCCGAACAACGCGCTCGCCGAGGCCGTGGGCATCGCCCCCTCGACCTGTCTGGCACGGGTGCGCGCCCTGCGCGAACGCGGCATCGTCCGCGCCTTCCGGACCGAGATCGACCCGGCGGCGATCGGGCTGCCGCTGCAGGCGATGATCTCGGTCCGGCTTCGGGCGCACACCCGCGAGCAGAACGAGAGCTTCCGCGGCACCGCGCCCGACCTGCCCGGCGTCCTGGCGGTGTTCCACATGGCCGGGTCCGACGACTACCTGCTGCACGTGGGCGTGGCCGGGCCGGAGGAGCTGCGCGACTTCGTCGTGGACCACCTCACCACCCACCCGGCGGTGGCGCAGACCCGGACCAATCTGATCTTCGAGCAGATACCCGGCCGGCGGTACCTCACGAACGACTGACGCCCCCGGCCGGGACCCGCCTCACCGCCCGTCGGTGTGCAGGGCCTGGACCGCGGCGTACCCGGGGGTGCCGGCGGGGGCCGCCGGAGCGCCGTCGCGGACGGCGAGGGCGGTCGAGACGGCGGCCCCGAGCGCGGCCCGGTAGAGCAGCGAGCCGAGGCTGACCCGGGCGACCCCGAGGGCCGCGAGTTCGGCCAGGGTGGGGCCGGTCGGGGAGTAGAGGATGTTCAGCGGGGCGGTGACGGTGCCGCGGATCCGCGCGACGGCGGCCGGGTCGGTCAGCCCGGGGACGAACAGGCCGTCCGCGCCCGCCCGTTCGTAGGCGGCGAGCCGACGGTCGGTCTCCTCGGCGGGATCCGGCACGCCGAGCCAGTGGGTGTCGGTGCGGGCGTTGACGAACAGCCGCGGCACGGCGGCCTTGATCGCGGCGATCTTGGCGGTGTGCACGGCCGCGGGGGCCAGCGTGCCCTCCGGCCGGCCGTCCTCGAGGTTGATGCCGGCCACCCCCGCCTCCGCCAGCTCGACGGCCAGATCGGCGACTTCGGACGGGTCGTCGCTGAACCCGTGCTCCACGTCGACCGAGAGCAGGTAGCGTCCGGACCGGCCGAGGCGCCGGGCCAGCCGGAGCGTCTCGGCCCGGGTGGCGGCGGCACCGTCGGGCAGCCCGGCCGCCGCCGCGACACCGAGACTGGTGGTGCCGATCGCGGCGAAGCCCTGCTCCGCGAGGACGGCGGCGGAGGCGTGGTCCCAGGCGTTGGGGAGCAGCAGCGGCTCACCCGGGCGACGGTGGAGGGCGGCGAACGGGGTGTCCAGCGGGGCGGTGCTCATCGGACGGTCCTCTCGTACGAACGGGGACCGGCTCGGGTCGCCAGCCACTCGGGGACCGGCTCGGGTCGCCGGCCGCTCGGGGCGACGGAAGCGGTGGCCCCGGCCCTGCCCCCACGGTAGGACCGGGACGTTTCGGCACCCGCCGAACCGTCCCGGGGGCACCATGGACCCATGTCCCTCGCCCGACTGGCCGCCCTGCTCGCCGATCCCACCCGAGCCGCGTTCTGCACGGCCCTGCTCGACGGCCGCGCCTGGACCGCCGGCGAACTCGCCCGGCACGCGGGCGTGGCACCGTCCACCGCCAGCGAGCACCTCTCCCGGCTGATCGACGGCGGCCTGCTGGCCGAGGAACGGCAGGGCCGGCACCGCTACGTCCGGCTGGCCGGACCGGAGGTCGCCACCCTGATCGAGGACCTGTCCGCCTTCACTCCCCCGACCGGGACACCGGGCGGGCCGCCGGCCGGGACACCCGACGGGACACCGGCCCGCCGCTCCCCGGCGGCCACCCGCTCCCCGGCCCCGCGCTCCCTGCGCGAGAGCAGCCGGCTGAGCGCCGAGGCCCGCGCCCGGACCTGCTACGACCACCTCGCCGGACGGCTGGGCGTGGCGGTCGGCGACGCCGTACTGGCCCGCGGCCTGGTGACGGAGGAGGACGGCCCGGCCCTGACCGCCCGCGGCCGCGCCTGGCTGACCGAGCTGGGTGCGGAGCTGCCGCCCCGGGCCGGACGCGCCGGCGCCCGCCCGGTGGTCCGCACCTGCCTGGACTGGACGGAGCGGCGCAACCACCTGGGCGGGGCCTTCGGCGCGCTGCTCTGCCGGACGGCGCTGGACCGGGGCTGGGTGGAGCGGATCGGCTCCGGCCGCGCGCTGCGGGTCACCCCGGACGGCGAGCTGGCCCTGCGCGAGCTGCTCGGCGTGGAGCTCCTGCCCGCCTGAGCCGACGCCGCCCCGGCGTCAACCGACCCACCGACCCGCTGACACACCGACCCACCGACCCACCGACCCACCGACCCACCGAACCCTCAGCCCATCGTCCTCGCCCCGTCCAGCGACTCCCGGATGATGTCGGCGTGCCCGGCGTGCTGCGCCGTCTCGGCGATGAGGTGCAGCAGCACCCGCCGCACCGACCAGGAGGCGCCGGGCTCGAACCACGGCGCGGCGGGCAGCGGATGCGCCAGGTCGAGGTCCGGCAGGCTCGCCACCAGCGCGTCCGTCGCGGCGGCCACCTGCTCGTACCCGGCGAGCAGCCCGGCCAGGGTCTCCCCCTCGGCCATCCTGAACTGCCCTTCCCAGTCGACGGGTTCGGACGCCATCGCGTCCGCGCCACCGACCGCGAACCGCATCCAGCCCGCCTCGGTCCCGGCCACGTGCTTGATCAGCCCGCCCAGGCAGAGTTCGCTGGCCGTGGTGCGCCGGGCGGCCTGCTCGTCGGTGAGGTCGCGGACCGTGAAGCGCAGGAACCCCCGGTGCTTGTCGAGGGTCTGCAGCAGGTCGGCCCGCTCGCCGCCGAGCCCGGCCGCCCCGGCAGGCCGCGGCGCGCTCATTCCGCGACCATGACCGGCATGTCGCCGGCCGTCCGGCCGAGGTCGATCACACCGAACGCCGCGCCCTGCGGGTCGCCGACCGCCGCGAACCGCCCGAACGGGCTGTCCGTCGGGCCGAAGTACAGCTTTCCGCCGTGGCCGGTGACCTTGGCGACGGTGGCGTCGCAGTCGTCCACGGCGAAGTACACGCTGAGGTAGTTCGGCGCCTCGGCCGGAAGGTCGGTCGGCCCCGCCAGCATCCGGCCGAGCACCGGCTGCTCCCGGACGTGGAAGATCTTGTAGTCCACCTGCTCCGAGTCCATCCGCTTCACCGCGTAGGGGAAGACGGCCGGGAAGAAGCGGTCGGCGGCGGCCTCGTCCCGGGTGATGACCTCGGCCCAGGTGTACGCGCCCGACGCGCCCTGCTTCTCGAAGCCCTCGTGGGTACCGGCCTGCCAGACGCCGAAGACGACCCCGGCCGGGTCCTTGGCGATCACCATCGAGCCGAACTCGCCGACCGCCATCGGGCCCATCAGGACCTCGCCCCCGGCGGCGCGGATCCGCTCGGCGCTGGTGGCGGCGTCGGGCGAGGCGAGGTAGAGGCACCAGGCCGACACCGCGGTCCCGTCCTGGCCCGGCATCGGCGGGACGATCGCCGCGACCGCCTTTCCGTCGGAGTAGGCCTGGGTGTAGTTGCCGTACTCGGAGGAGGACTCACCGAAGGTCCAGCCGAGTACGTCGCCGTAGAAGGCCTTGGCGCCCTCCAGGTCGGTGAACATCGCGTCGGCCCAGCAGGGCGTTCCCTCGGGCAGTACCGGCATGGCAAAGCCTCTCGTGTGGCGTTTTGTCCCGGTTCGCCACCCTAGTCAGTACCCTGCCGACGCGCGCGCCAAAAGGCCGGCGGCCCGCCGGGGAAACCGGACCCCGGCGGGCCGCCGCACACCCCGGCCCGCCGGGGAACCGACGTGCTCAGGAACCGACCGCGACCCGGCCCGGTCCGCCCGCCACCGCGGCCGCCGAGGTACCGAGACCGGTCGGCCGCACCAGCAGCGCGCCCACCGCCGAAGCGGCCGGCTCCTCCCCCGCCCCGGCCGGTGCCACCGCCTGCTCCGCCGCCTCCCCGGCCGCGTCCCGCCCGAAGTGCCGCAGCAGGTCCTCCTCGCGGTACCGGCGGCAGTCCCGGTGCCAGACCAGGATCCCGGCGAGCCAGTTCTCCAGCTCCTTCACGTACCCGGCCAGCATCGCCCTGGCCGGTCCGTCCAGCCCGAAGTCCTCGAACAGGACCGGGAACTCCTCGGCCACCACGTGCCGGAACTGGTCCAGCCGGGAGTGCATGAGGTCGTCGACGATCCGCACCGCCGCCGGGTAGTCGCAGTCGAAGAAGTTCTGCACCACCAGCACGGCGTTGTTCAGCTCGCCGTCGAACTCCACCTCCTTCTGGTACGAGAAGAGGTCGTTCATCAGCGCCGCGTAGTCGGAGGCCGCGTTCTCCAGCGAGCGCATCGAGCCGCTGGCGTAGATCCCGTCCGGCACGACCTTCCCGTGCGCCAGCCGGGACAGACTCATGGTGAGGTCGGAGCCGAAGGTGGCGCGGCGCATCTCCAAGTAGTCGACCGGGTCCGCGATCCGGTTCTGGGCCTGGTTGTCGATCTCCCAGATCCAGCCCTCCAGCATCGTGTCGACGGAGGCACGGAGCGTCGAGCGGCCCTCGGCGGTCATCGGACCGGCGGTCCGCTCCCAGAGGTCGGCCAGCCCGCGCTCCAGCGCGTTCAGCGGCTCCGCGCCCGGCTCGCCGTCGACCGGCATCAGCAGCAGGTACCTCGCCCGCACCGCCTTGGCACCGGCCAGGTCGACGGGCCGGCCGAACGCCTTCGGGAACCAGTCGTCGGCGTAGGTTCCCCACAGCAACCAGTCGGTGGCGAGGTCGAGTTGGCCGGCACTGGCATCCGGGTAGATGCCCGCCGCGCAGAGCGCGAGGTCGTAGTCGGCCGCGTCCGCCGCACTCCAGACGCCCGCGGTCGGGTCCTCCGGCCGGGCCTCCAGCAGGCCGATCCGGCCGGCCCACTCGATCGTGTGCAGCCGCGCGGCGTCCAGGCAGGGGTTCGGCTCGACCGTGAACGGCAGCCGGAAGTCCGGCAGCAGGGACGGTCCGACGGCCTGGAAGGGCACGTGCGCGTGCGAGCGCGCCCGCCGGACCCCCGGATCGACGTCCCCGCGCGAACCGCCGACCAGCCCCGTCCCGGGCGACTCCAGGGACGCGCCGGCCCCCCGCAGGACGTCGAGCAGGGTCGCCACCGGCGAGGCCCCGACCGTCGGCGCCCAGTCCTTCGTCACCGGCCCGGTCCGGCTCAACGAGCCCAGCTCCTCGGCCAGATCGCCCAGCGCCCCGCCGGAGCGCAGCACGTCCAGCGCCGACGTCCCGACCCCGCCGATCGCGAACGGGTCCCACCAGGTGGCCGCGTCCGCCGCCGCGCCGCCGCCGTTCATGTACCGGCTGGACCGCATGTGCCACTCGTGCCCGCCGGCCTGCCAGTCCTGCAGCCCCTTGACGTACGCCAGCACCCGGGCCTGCTCCCCCGCGTCCAGCCCGGTGTCGGCGAACAGCTGCGGCAGCTCCGTCACCACGGTGTTCTCGAACTGCTGGAGGCGCGAGGTGAGCAGGCCGTTGACGGCGTCCGCGGCCTCCTGCGTCGTGCACTCCAGGAACTTCTCCAGCACCAGCACGCCGTTGCTGAGCTCGCCCTCGTCCTCGACCTCGCGCTGGTAGGAGAACAGGTCGTTGCGCAGGTGGACGCCGTCCGAGAAGGCGTCCATCAGGACCCGCAGCGGTCGCGACCCCGACACCGCGGCCGGCACCTCGGCCCCGGCCGCGTACTCGATCAGCCCCGCGGACCAGGGCGCGCCGCCCACCTTGCGGCGCATCTCGATGTACTCGACGGGGTTGGCGACCCGGCCCGCGTCGATGTTCGCGAGCTCCCACAGCGACTCGTCGAGCAGGTTCCGGGTGCTCTCGGCGAACCGCACCCGCCAGTCCTCGCCCATCGCCGGCACCGTCCGCCGCCAGAGGTCCGCCAGCCCGGCCTCGACCGGATTGGTGGGCTCGGGCGTCTCCGCGGCCGGGTCGGCCGGCATGAACAGCGGCAGCCGGTCCAGGTACGCCTTGCCGCCCACCCGGTCGTTGGTGCGCTTGAAGACGTCCAGGAAGTGGTCGTCGAAGAAGAACACCCACACGTACCAGTCGGTGACCAGCGACAGCACCTCGGCCGACGCGTCGGGGTGGGTGTAGGCGCAGAGCAGCCCGTAGTCGTGGGCGTCCAGGTCCGCCCGGGTCCAGATGCCCGACCCCTCCAGCATGCCCATCTCCCGCGCCCACACCGAGGAATGGGCCCGGGCCTGGTCGAGGTGCGGATTGAGCCGCGCCGGGTGCGGCACGTAGAAGGAGGGCAGTTCGAACGGCTGGGACACCGGGCGAGCCTTTCTGGGCGCGTCGACAAGGCCGACACAGCATTACCCGACTCCACCGCTCTCAGCCGGAGAACCGGAACAGTCATATGAGATGGACCAGTTCGATCGAACACCTGATCAACTCACCTCGCGCCATTGGATCATCAGTGCGACTGGTCGGCTCCACCCCACCCTTCCGGCCCCCACCGGTCCACTACGCTCGGACCGCGCCGGCCGAGGGCGTCACCGCGCCGCCCGCACCGGCGAATCCGGCATCCGGCAACCGACAGGGGCGCAGCTCGTGGAGTACACCGAGGTCGAGCAGAAGTTCCGACTCGTCGGCCCGGCCGACGGGTTGAAGGAGCGGCTGGCCGCGCTCGGCGCGCGGCCGGGGATTCCGTCCCGGCAGGTCGACACCTACTACAACGCGCCGCACCGGGACTTCCTCGACCAGGAGGTGGTCTCCGAGTGGTTGCGGGTGCGGGTCGAGGACGGCACGGCGTCGGTCAACTTCAAGCGGTTCCACCCGATCGCCTCGCCGGTGAAGACGCACTGCGACGAGTACGAGAGCACGGTGGCCGACGCGGAGGCGGTGCGGCGGCTGCTCGCCTCGCTCGACTTCACCGAGCTGACGGTCGTGGACAAGACCCGCGAGGAGTGGCACGTCGACGGGATCGCGGTGGCCTTCGACCTGGTCGCCGGGCTGGGCGAGTTCGTCGAGTTCGAGTTCAAGGGGGAAGCGGCCACCGTCGCCGAGGCGACCGCCCGGCTGGAGGCGTTCATCGACGGTCTCGGACCGGGCGCCGGGGCCGGGCTCGGTGAGCGGGTCCGCCTCGGCTACCCCCATCTGACGCTCGGTCTGGAATGACGGCGCCGCCGGCGCGCAGAAGTCCGCCGACGAACCAACCGGCCGCTCCAAGGAATCAGCTGGTCATGGCGTGTTGACAGGGCCCCTTCGGCGCCCGCCCGGCAGACTGGGCGCGACCCGAGTCCATGCTCCGAGGAGGTCAGCCCATGAACGTCACCGTGCGGCTCGCGCAGCAGCCCGAGGCCGACGAACTGCTCGGGCGGAGCCCGCTCGCCGCGCTCGTCGGGATGCTGCTGGACCAGCAGGTGCCCATGGAATGGGCGTTCACCGGACCGCTCACCATCGCCGGGCGGCTGGGGCACGAGGACCTGGACGCCCACGAGATCGCCACCTACAACCCGGAGGAGTTCGTCGCCCTGCTCTGCGAGAAGCCCGCGGTGCACCGCTATCCGGCGGCGATGGCCAAACGGGTGCAGCAGCTCTGCCAGTTCCTGGTGGCGCAGTACGACGGGGACGCCGCCGCGCTCTGGAAGGACGTGGCGACCGGGCGGGAACTGCTCAGCCGGCTCAACGCCCTTCCGGGGTTCGGGAAGCAGAAGTCGCAGATCTTCCTCGCCCTGCTCGGCAAGCAGTACGGCGTGCGGCCGGAGGGCTGGCGCGAGGCGGCCGGGGCGTACGGCGAGGACGGCGCGTTCCGCTCGGTCGCGGACATCACCGGCCCCGAGTCGCTGGAGCGGGTGCGGGCCACCAAGCAGGAACTGAAGCTCGCCGCCAAGGAGGAGAAGGCCGCGAAGGACGCCCTGGCGAGGTCCAAGGTCCGCGCCTGAGCCTCCGGCCGCTCCCGCCGGGCGCCGGACGTGCGGCAGGGGCCGGAGAGGACTTTCCTCTCCGGCCCCCGGCACGGAACGGAGGCGGGACGCCCGGCCCCTAGACCAGGGCGGGCTCCCGCTCGGTCTCCTCGGCGACGTCCGGAGCGGCCTGCGCCTTCCGCCGCCCCGGCAGCGCGAACATCAGCAGGAACACCACCGCGAGCACCCCGAGCACCCACCACATCGCGTGCTGGAACGCGCCCACGAACGCCGGGCCCCCGGCCGCCCCGGCCGGCACCGCGTCGAAGAACGCCACCGACACCAGCCCCAGGCCGAGCGCCAGGCCGACCTGGTTCACCGTGTTGATCAGCCCGGAGGCCGAACCGGCGTGCTCCTGCGGGACCTCCGCCAGCACCGCGTCGGTGATCGGCGCGACGATCAGGCCCATCCCCGCACCCATCACCACCAGCGGCAGCGCCATCTGCCAGGGCGCGATCCCGGTGCCGTACCGGTGCGCCTCCGCGATGTAGACGAGCACGCCGGCCGCCATCACCAGGGCGCCCGCCTGGAGCACCTTCCGGCCGAACCGGGGCACCAGTTGCTGCACCGAGACACCGGCCGCCACGGAGATCGCGATCGAGAACGGGATGCCCGTCGCACCGGCCTTCAGCGGGCTCCAGCCGAGCCCGAGCTGCATGTAGAGGGTCCAGACCAGGAAGAAGATCCCGGAGACCACACCGAAGGTCAGCTCGACACCGATGCCCGCCGCGAAGGACTTCGTCCGGAACAGCGACAGCTCCACCAGCGGCGAACCGTCCCGCCGGGTCTTGACCCGCTCGTACGCGACGAACAGCGCGAACACCGGCAGGCTCCCGGCCATCGTCAGGTGGCCCCAGAGCGGCCAGCCGGCCTCCCGGCCGTGGGTCAGCGGGTAGATCAGCATCAGCAGGCCGAGGCTGGCCAGCACCACACCCGGCAGGTCCAGCTTGAGCGCCCGGTCGGCCCTGGACTCGGTGATGAAGATCCGGCCGAGCAGCAGTCCGGCGATCCCGACCGGCAGGTTGATGAGGAAGATCGGACGCCAGCCGAGCCCGAGCACGTCCCACTCGGTCAGCACCGCACCGATCAGCGGACCGCTGACCGCGCCCAGCCCGACCACCGCGCCGAACATGCCGAACACCTTGCCGCGCTCCTCCGCCGGGAAGGTCGCGTGGATGATCGACAGCACCTGCGGCACCATCAGCGCCGCCGTCCCGCCCTGGAGGATCCGCATCGCGACCAGGACCTCCGGACCGCTCGCGAGACCGCAGAGCACCGAAGTCAGCGTGAAGCCGGCCATGCCGATCAGGAACAGTCGCTTCCGGCCGTGGATGTCACCCAGCCGACCACCGGTGATCAGTCCGATCGCGAACGCCAGCGCATACCCGCCGGTCACCCACTGCACGGCGGAGAACGACGCCCCCGTGGACTCCTGGATGCTCGGGATCGCGATGTTCACGATCGTGACGTCCACCAGGTCCATGAAGGAGGCCGTCATCACGATCGCCAGCGCGATCCACCTCCGCCGGTCCGACAGCGACACCGGCGCCGCTCCCGGCACCGGCCCCGTCACCGACACCGGCCCCGTCACCGGCCCGGTCCCCGCCCCCGAACCCGATTCCTTCTGCACCGCACGCTCCTCGTCGCCGTCCGTCATCAGCACGCGGACCACATTAGGAAGCATCTAGGTCAGATCCTGACCGCGACTTCGGGCACCCTGGAACCCATGACCGATACCCCGGCACGACTCCTCAGCCTGCTCTCCCTGCTCCAGACCCCGCGCGAGTGGCCCGGCAGCGAGCTCGCCGAACGGCTCCGGGTCAGCCCTCGCACCATCCGCCGCGACATCGACCGGCTCCGCGAGCTCGGCTACCCGGTCGAGGCCTCGATGGGCCCGATCGGCGGCTACCGGCTGGTCGCGGGCACCGCGATGCCGCCGCTGCTGCTGGACGACGAGGAGGCGGTGGCGATCGCGGTCGGCCTGCGCGCCGCCGCCGGACACGCCGTGGTCGGCATCGAGGAGGCCTCGGTGCGCGCCCTCGGCAAGCTGCTCCAGGTGCTGCCCTCCCGGCTGCGCCACCGGGTCTCCACCCTCGACCGGGCCACCCTCCCGCTGCTCGGCGGCGACGGCCCGACCGTCGACCCGGAGGACCTCACCGTGATGGCCAACGCCGTCGCCAACCACGAGCGCCTGCGCTTCGGCTACCGGGCCGGCAACGGCGCCGAGACCCACCGCCAGGTCGAGCCGGAACGCCTGGTGTCGGCCGGCCGCCGCTGGTACCTGGTCGGTTTCGACCTCGACCGGGACGACTGGCGGCTGTTCCGGGTGGACCGGGTCAGCGACCCCTTCGCGACCGGTGCCCGCTTCACCCCTCGCCCGCTCCCGGCCGAGGACGCGGCCGCGTACGTCGCGAGCAAGCTCCGCCGGGAGTCCTCCGCCCACACCCTGGACGCCACCCTGCGGCTGTCCGCCGAGGAAGCCCGGCGGCGTCTGGGCGGCTACGGCGACACCGAGGTGGAACCGGTCGACGAGCACAGCTGCCGGGTGCGCTCCCGCACCGACTCCCTGGACTGGCTGGCGATGCGCCTGCTGATGGCCGGCTGCGACTTCGAGGTGCACTCGCCGCCCGAGCTGCGCACCCTCCTGCGCACCCTCGCCGACCGCGCCGACCGCGCCGCCGACCCGGCCTGAGCCGGGTTCCTGAGCCGGGGCCGGGTTCCTGAGCCGGGGCCGGAAACGGACGGCGGCGCCGTCGCCCGCGGATCACGGGCGGCGGCGCCGCGGTCGGAAACGGTCCTCAGACCCCGAACTCGGCGGTGAGCACGGCCCGCGCCAGGGTGTGGAAGGTGATGTGGAAGCCGATCTGCGCCGCCGGGGTGTCGGCCGTGACGTCCAGGGCGTCCACGTCGAGGGCGTGCACGGCGAATGCGTAGCGGTGCGCGGGCCCGGGCGGCGGGGCCGCGCCGTCGTACTGGTTGCCCGGGAAGTCGTTGCGCCCGTGGAAGGAGCGCTCGCCCGGCAGGTCGCCGTCGGAGGCCCCGGCGCCGCGCGCCAGGCCGGCGGTGTCGGCGGGCAGTCCGAGGGCCAGCCAGTGCCACCAGCCGGAGCCGGTCGGCGCGTCCGGGTCGTAGCAGGTGACGGCGATCGAGCGGGTGCCCTCCGGCAGGCCCGACCAGGCCAGCTGCGGCGAGAGGTTGCCCCCGGCGTGGATGAACTCCTGTGCCAGCGTGCCGCCTTCGGTGATGTCCTGGCTGGTCAGCTCGAAGGACGGCACCTGCGGCAGGAACTCGTACGGCAGCGGCGGACGCACACTCATGGAGGGTCACCTCTCGGCACGGCGGGAAAAGGGGAGGCCCGGGCCCGGACACGCGGACCAGGGACAGGATTCACCTTAGTGGGGTGACCAACCGCGCTGCCCGGCCCTACAGTCGGGACATGGCTCCGAGATTCGCCCGACTGCTCCGTGACTCCCGCGCCGCACTCCTCACGATGGTCGGCGTGCTGGCCGTCATCTGGGCGGTCCAGGTGGCGAACTGGCTGGACGACTACCGGCTCTCCTACGAGTACGGCATGAGCTCGGGACGGCTCGACGAGCTGCCCGACCTGCTCACCATGCCGTTCCTGCACTTCGGTTGGGACCACATCGAGGCCAACTCCTGGCCGCTGTTCGCGTTCGGCTTCCTGGCCGCGTACCGGGGCATGAGGCGCTTCCTGCTCGCGACCGCGCTGATCGTGGTGTCCAGCGGACTGACGGTCTGGTGCTTCGAGCGCCCCGACGCCGTCACGGCGGGCGCCAGCGGTGTGGTCTACGGGTACTTCGGCTACGTGGTGCTGCGCGGGATCTTCGACCGCAACCCGGCGGACACGGTGATCGGTGTGGTCGTCGCCGCGCTCTACTCCTACCTCCTGCTGGGCGTGCTGCCGAGCGCCCAGGGGGTCAGCTGGCTGGGCCACCTCGGCGGGCTGATCGGCGGGCTGGCCGGCGCCTGGCTGCTGCGCGACCGCCGGCCCCGACGGGCACCGGACACCCCCGCCGCGACCGCGGCCGGCCCGGGCCGGGGATCCGGCAGCCCGGCCTCGGCCCTGCTCAAGGAGCTCGACGACCTGGGCATCTAGGTCGTCCCTTCCGGACCACGCCACCCCGGCCAGGTATAGACCATTCCCCGCCCCGGCGGTTAGCGTGAACGGGCACCTGCCCCCTGCTCCGGAGCCGCACCGTGGAGTCGTCCGTCCTCGCCTTCGCCACCGACCTCCTCGACGAGGGCGCCGACACCTTCTTCGGCAACCTCACCGACCGGGCCGGGGTCGGCGGTGTCACCCTCGCCTCGGTCTACCACGAGGCCCGCGACGTCTTCCCGCACAACCCCCGCCGGGTGATCCGCTACCTGGAGCCGGGCGCGGCCTACTTCCGCCCCGACCCGGCCCGCTGGTCCGGGCAGCGGCTGCGGCCCGTGCCCTCCACCGCGATCGGCGACCGCGATCCGTTCGCCGAGGCCGCCGAGGAGGCCCGCCGGCGTGGCCTGAAGCTGCACGCGTGGACGGTTTTCTGCCACAACGACCGGCTCGGCTTCGAACACCCGGACTGCGCGCCCGCCAACGCCTTCGGGGACCGCCACCTCACCGAGCTCTGCCCGGCCCACCCCGAGGTCCGCGCGTACGCCCGCACCCTGGTCACCGAGCTGGCCCGGTACGGCGTGGACGCGGTCCGGGCCGAGTCGCTGCACTTCCACGGCTTGCGCCACGGCTACCACCACGAGCGCTACTTCGAGGAGCTGGGCGCGGCCGCCGAGGCCCTGCTCGGCCTCTGCTTCTGCGCGCACTGCCGGGCCGCCGCCGTCCGCGCGGGCGTCCCCGCCGAGGAGGCCGCCGCGGCGGTCCGCACCGAGCTGCGCCGCCGGCTGGCCGACGACACCGCCGCCGCCGAGCCCGCCGCGCTGGACGAGCTGGCCGGCGGCGCCGTGGCCGCCTACGTGGACGCCTCGGCCGCGACCGTGACCTCGCTGGCCGCCGAGCTGACCGAGGAGGCGGCCCGCCACGGCATGCGGCTGAGCTTCATGGACGGCGGCGGCCCGGGCACCGGCTGGCTGTCCGGGATCGACCTGCCGGGGCTGGCGAAGGCCGCCCACCAGATCGAGACGCTGGGCTACGCCCGCACGCCCGAGGCGGTCCGGGAGAAGCTCGCCGCCTTCGCCCTGCACGGCGTGCGTCCGCAGGACATGGCGGTGATCCTGCGCCCGATGGCCTCGGACTGCGACGGCCCGGCCAACCTCGCCGCCAAGATCGCCGTGCTGCGCGAGCTGGGCGTCCCGGAGGTCGAGT comes from Streptomyces sp. TLI_053 and encodes:
- the cyaB gene encoding class IV adenylate cyclase; translation: MEYTEVEQKFRLVGPADGLKERLAALGARPGIPSRQVDTYYNAPHRDFLDQEVVSEWLRVRVEDGTASVNFKRFHPIASPVKTHCDEYESTVADAEAVRRLLASLDFTELTVVDKTREEWHVDGIAVAFDLVAGLGEFVEFEFKGEAATVAEATARLEAFIDGLGPGAGAGLGERVRLGYPHLTLGLE
- a CDS encoding winged helix-turn-helix domain-containing protein: MSLARLAALLADPTRAAFCTALLDGRAWTAGELARHAGVAPSTASEHLSRLIDGGLLAEERQGRHRYVRLAGPEVATLIEDLSAFTPPTGTPGGPPAGTPDGTPARRSPAATRSPAPRSLRESSRLSAEARARTCYDHLAGRLGVAVGDAVLARGLVTEEDGPALTARGRAWLTELGAELPPRAGRAGARPVVRTCLDWTERRNHLGGAFGALLCRTALDRGWVERIGSGRALRVTPDGELALRELLGVELLPA
- a CDS encoding terpene synthase family protein; amino-acid sequence: MSQPFELPSFYVPHPARLNPHLDQARAHSSVWAREMGMLEGSGIWTRADLDAHDYGLLCAYTHPDASAEVLSLVTDWYVWVFFFDDHFLDVFKRTNDRVGGKAYLDRLPLFMPADPAAETPEPTNPVEAGLADLWRRTVPAMGEDWRVRFAESTRNLLDESLWELANIDAGRVANPVEYIEMRRKVGGAPWSAGLIEYAAGAEVPAAVSGSRPLRVLMDAFSDGVHLRNDLFSYQREVEDEGELSNGVLVLEKFLECTTQEAADAVNGLLTSRLQQFENTVVTELPQLFADTGLDAGEQARVLAYVKGLQDWQAGGHEWHMRSSRYMNGGGAAADAATWWDPFAIGGVGTSALDVLRSGGALGDLAEELGSLSRTGPVTKDWAPTVGASPVATLLDVLRGAGASLESPGTGLVGGSRGDVDPGVRRARSHAHVPFQAVGPSLLPDFRLPFTVEPNPCLDAARLHTIEWAGRIGLLEARPEDPTAGVWSAADAADYDLALCAAGIYPDASAGQLDLATDWLLWGTYADDWFPKAFGRPVDLAGAKAVRARYLLLMPVDGEPGAEPLNALERGLADLWERTAGPMTAEGRSTLRASVDTMLEGWIWEIDNQAQNRIADPVDYLEMRRATFGSDLTMSLSRLAHGKVVPDGIYASGSMRSLENAASDYAALMNDLFSYQKEVEFDGELNNAVLVVQNFFDCDYPAAVRIVDDLMHSRLDQFRHVVAEEFPVLFEDFGLDGPARAMLAGYVKELENWLAGILVWHRDCRRYREEDLLRHFGRDAAGEAAEQAVAPAGAGEEPAASAVGALLVRPTGLGTSAAAVAGGPGRVAVGS
- a CDS encoding VOC family protein, coding for MPVLPEGTPCWADAMFTDLEGAKAFYGDVLGWTFGESSSEYGNYTQAYSDGKAVAAIVPPMPGQDGTAVSAWCLYLASPDAATSAERIRAAGGEVLMGPMAVGEFGSMVIAKDPAGVVFGVWQAGTHEGFEKQGASGAYTWAEVITRDEAAADRFFPAVFPYAVKRMDSEQVDYKIFHVREQPVLGRMLAGPTDLPAEAPNYLSVYFAVDDCDATVAKVTGHGGKLYFGPTDSPFGRFAAVGDPQGAAFGVIDLGRTAGDMPVMVAE
- a CDS encoding DinB family protein — translated: MSAPRPAGAAGLGGERADLLQTLDKHRGFLRFTVRDLTDEQAARRTTASELCLGGLIKHVAGTEAGWMRFAVGGADAMASEPVDWEGQFRMAEGETLAGLLAGYEQVAAATDALVASLPDLDLAHPLPAAPWFEPGASWSVRRVLLHLIAETAQHAGHADIIRESLDGARTMG
- a CDS encoding Lrp/AsnC family transcriptional regulator, which produces MPNFPQAHRAPVDDIDRAILRVLAENARTPNNALAEAVGIAPSTCLARVRALRERGIVRAFRTEIDPAAIGLPLQAMISVRLRAHTREQNESFRGTAPDLPGVLAVFHMAGSDDYLLHVGVAGPEELRDFVVDHLTTHPAVAQTRTNLIFEQIPGRRYLTND
- a CDS encoding isocitrate lyase/phosphoenolpyruvate mutase family protein; protein product: MSTAPLDTPFAALHRRPGEPLLLPNAWDHASAAVLAEQGFAAIGTTSLGVAAAAGLPDGAAATRAETLRLARRLGRSGRYLLSVDVEHGFSDDPSEVADLAVELAEAGVAGINLEDGRPEGTLAPAAVHTAKIAAIKAAVPRLFVNARTDTHWLGVPDPAEETDRRLAAYERAGADGLFVPGLTDPAAVARIRGTVTAPLNILYSPTGPTLAELAALGVARVSLGSLLYRAALGAAVSTALAVRDGAPAAPAGTPGYAAVQALHTDGR